From Passer domesticus isolate bPasDom1 chromosome 8, bPasDom1.hap1, whole genome shotgun sequence, a single genomic window includes:
- the SLIT1 gene encoding slit homolog 1 protein: MAAPTPGAPAGVPAGLRAAAWLLACAALCRGRAAACPPLCACSGTTVDCHGSALRAVPRSIPRGTERLELNGNNITRINKNDFAGLKQLRVLQLMENQISVVERGAFDDMKELERLRLNRNQLHTLPELLFQNNQALSRLDLSENFIQAIPRKAFRGATDLKNLQLDKNQISCIEDGAFRALRGLEVLTLNNNNITSIPVSSFNHMPKLRTFRLHSNHLFCDCHLAWLSQWLRQRPTIGLFTQCAAPAQLRGLNVAEIQKNEFSCSGQTDSAHAQLCSLSSGSCPAMCTCSNGIVDCRGKGLTAIPANLPETMTEIRLELNGIKSIPPGAFSPYKKLRRIDLSNNQISEIAPDAFQGLRSLNSLVLYGNKITDLPKGVFGGLFALQLLLLNANKINCVRADAFQDLQNLSLLSLYDNKIQSLAKGTFTSLRAIQTLHLAQNPFICDCNLKWLADFLRANPVETSGARCASPRRLANKRIGQIKSKKFRCSAKEQYFIPGTEDYHLNSECNSDVICPPKCRCESGVVECSNLKLTKIPDRIPQSTAELRLNNNEISILEATGIFKKLPHLKKINLSNNKVSEIEDGAFEGASSVNELHLTVNQLESVRSGMFRGLDGLRTLMLRNNRISCIHNDSFTGLRNVRLLSLYDNQISTIAPGAFDTLQSLSTLNLLANPFNCNCQLAWLGDWLRKRKIVTGNPRCQNPDFLRQIPLQDVAFPDFRCEEGKEETTCIPRPQCPQECTCLDTVVRCSNKHLKALPKGIPKNVTELYLDGNQFTQVPGQLSTFKYLQLVDLSNNKISSLSNSSFTNMSQLTTLILSYNSLQCIPPLAFEGLRSLRLLSLHGNDISSLPEGIFADVTSLSHLAIGANPLYCSCNLRWLSSWVKTGYKEPGIARCAGPPDMEGKLLLTTPAKKFECQGPPALSVQAKCNPCLSSPCQNQGTCHNDPLGSYRCACPSGYKGRDCEVALGGCSSNPCANGGTCQPQEGEGAGFRCLCPVGFEGPSCHSTSDPCKEHSCENGGSCVPSATNYTCLCPAHYTGEFCEQPPNFCSDELNPCQHDSTCISTSQGPRCECAPGYVGSNCSEDFDDCQDHRCQNNARCLDEVNGYSCLCTEGYSGQLCEMPPHTAGQPGLCERAECQNGAPCVERGARALCQCLPGFGGPKCEKLLSVNFVDRDTYLQFTDLQDWPRANITLQVSTAEGNGILLYNGDSDHMAVELYQGHVRVSYDPGTHPSSAIYSAETINDGQFHTVELVTFDQMVNLSIDGGSPMTMDNSGKHYTLNSEAPLYVGGMPVDVNSAAFRLWQLLNGTSFHGCIRNLYINNELQDFTKTRMTPGVVPGCEPCRKLYCLHGICQPSGAQGPVCHCEPGWDGPHCDQPRGGPCQGHKCVHGLCLPLDALSYSCQCHEGYQGALCNQPAEPPDPCRHQPCVHGHCHLTPGGQPTCECHDGYTGALCDQEPECRGEPVRDYHQVQRGYAICQTTRPVAWVECRGTCGGPGASCCTGLRLRRRKYAFECSNGATFVEEVEKPSKCGCSQCL; encoded by the exons GGACCTGAGTGAGAACTTCATCCAGGCCATCCCCAGGAAAGCGTTCCGTGGGGCCACCGACCTCAAGAACTT GCAACTGGACAAGAACCAGATCAGCTGCATTGAGGATGGAGCTTTCCGCGCGCTGCGTGGGCTGGAGGTCCT GACCCTGAATAACAACAATATCACTTCAATTCCTGTGTCCAGCTTCAACCACATGCCCAAGTTGCGGACGTT CCGCCTGCACTCCAACCATCTCTTCTGCGACTGCCACCTGGCCTGGCTCTCCCAGTGGCTGCGCCAGCGCCCCACCATCGGGCTCTTCACCCAGTGTGCTGCTCCCGCCCAGCTTCGGGGCCTCAACGTGGCTGAGATCCAAAAGAACGAGTTCAGCTGCTCCG GACAAACGGACTCAGCACAcgcccagctctgcagcttgtCCTCCGGCTCCTGCCCAGCCATGTGCACTTGCAGCAATGGCATTGTGGACTGTCGGGGCAAGGGGCTGACAGCCATCCCCGCCAACCTGCCCGAGACCATGACAGAGAT ACGCCTGGAACTCAACGGCATCAAGTCCATCCCCCCAGGAGCCTTCTCCCCCTACAAGAAGCTGCGGAGGAT AGACCTGAGCAACAACCAGATCTCGGAGATCGCCCCTGACGCCTTCCAGGGGCTGCGCTCACTGAACTCCCT GGTGCTGTATGGCAACAAGATCACGGACCTCCCTAAGGGTGTCTTTGGAGGACTttttgctctgcagctgct gctTCTCAATGCCAACAAGATCAACTGTGTACGGGCAGATGCCTTCCAGGATCTGCAGAACCTCTCACTGCTCTCTCTGTATGACAACAAgatccagagcctggccaaaggcaCGTTCACCTCCCTGCGGGCCATCCAGACTCT gcaccTGGCCCAGAACCCTTTCATCTGTGACTGCAACCTGAAGTGGCTGGCAGATTTCCTGCGTGCCAACCCCGTGGAGACCAGTGGAGCCCGCTGTGCCAGCCCCCGGCGCTTGGCCAACAAGCGCATTGGCCAGATCAAGAGCAAGAAGTTCCGCTGCTCGG ccAAAGAGCAGTATTTCATCCCAG ggacagaggatTACCATCTGAACAGTGAATGCAACAGTGATGTGATCTGCCCCCCAAAATGCCGCTGTGAATCTGGTGTGGTCGAGTGCTCCAACCTGAAACTCACCAAGATCCCAGATCGCATCCCACAGTCCACAGCTGAGCT GCGCCTGAACAACAATGAGATCTCCATCCTGGAGGCCACTGGCATTTTCAAGAAACTTCCACATCTGAAGAAAAT CAACCTCAGCAACAACAAGGTGTCGGAGATCGAGGATGGGGCATTTGAGGGGGCATCCTCTGTCAATGAGCTGCACCTCACTGTCAACCAGCTGGAGTCTGTGCGGAGCGGCATGTTCAGGGGCCTGGACGGGCTGAGGACACT GATGCTGAGGAACAACCGCATCAGCTGCATCCACAACGACAGCTTCACAGGGCTGCGCAACGTCCGCCTGCTCTCCCTGTACGACAACCAGATCAGCACGATTGCACCGGGCGCCTTTGACACGCTGCAGTCCCTCTCCACACT GAACCTGCTCGCCAACCCCTTCAACTGCAACTGccagctggcctggctggggGACTGGCTGCGCAAGAGGAAGATCGTGACAGGGAACCCTCGGTGCCAAAACCCTGACTTCCTCCGGCAGATCCCGCTCCAGGATGTGGCTTTCCCTGACTTCAGGTGTGAGGAAG GTAAGGAGGAGACCACCTGCATCCCCCGGCCACAGTGCCCTCAGGAATGCACCTGCCTCGACACAGTTGTCCGCTGCAGCAACAAGCACCTCAAGGCCCTGCCCAAGGGGATCCCCAAGAATGTCACAGAGCT CTACCTGGATGGAAACCAGTTCACTCAGGtcccagggcagctctccaCCTTCAAATATCTGCAGCTTGT CGATCTGAGCAACAACAAGATCAGCTCCCTGAGCAACTCCTCCTTCACCAACATGAGCCAGCTCACCACCCT GATCCTCAGCTACAACTCCCTGCAGTGCATCCCTCCGCTGGCCTTCGAGGGCCTCCGATCCCTGCGGCTGCT GTCTCTCCATGGCAATGACATTTCCAGCCTCCCCGAGGGCATCTTTGCAgatgtcacctccctgtcccacct AGCCATCGGGGCCAACCCCCTGTACTGCAGCTGCAACCTGCGCTGGCTCTCCAGCTGGGTCAAGACGGGGTACAAGGAGCCAGGCATTGCCCGCTGCGCTGGGCCCCCCGACATGGAGGGAAAGCTGCTGCTCACCACCCCTGCCAAGAAATTTGAGTGCCAAG GCCCACCCGCCCTGAGCGTCCAGGCCAAGTGCAACCCGTGCCTCTCCAGCCCCTGTCAGAACCAGGGCACCTGCCACAATGACCCCCTTGGCTCCTACCGCTGCGCCTGTCCCAGTGGCTACAAG GGCCGCGACTGCGAGGTGGCACTTGGTGGCTGTTCCTCCAACCCCTGTGCCAACGGGGGGACCTGCCAGCCTCaggagggggaaggagctgGGTTCAG GTGCCTGTGCCCAGTGGGCTTCGAGGGCCCGAGCTGCCACTCCACCAGCGACCCCTGCAAGGAGCACAGCTGCGAGAACGGGGGCTCCTGTGTGCCCAGTGCCACCAACTACACCTGCCTTTGTCCTGCCCACTACACAG GGGAATTCTGTGAGCAGCCTCCCAATTTCTGCTCAGACGAGCTCAACCCCTGCCAGCATGACTCCACCTGCATCTCCACCAGCCAGGGGCCCAG gtgTGAGTGTGCACCCGGCTACGTGGGGAGCAACTGCAGCGAGGACTTCGACGACTGCCAGGACCACCGGTGCCAGAACAACGCCCGCTGCCTGGATGAGGTGAATGGCTACTCCTGCCTCTGCACCGAGGGCTACAG TGGCCAGCTCTGCGAGATGCCGCCCCACACCGCTGGCCAGCCTGGCCTCTGTGAGCGAGCTGAATGCCAGAACGGGGCCCCGTGTGTGGAGCggggtgcccgtgccctgtgccagtgcctgccTGGCTTTGGTGGCCCCAAAtgtgagaagctgctgagcGTCAACTTTGTGGACCGTGACACGTACCTGCAGTTCACTGACCTGCAAGACTGGCCCCGGGCCAATATCACCCTTCAG GTCTCCACGGCTGAAGGCAATGGCATCCTGCTGTACAATGGTGACAGTGACCACATGGCTGTGGAGCTGTACCAGGGCCATGTGAGGGTCAGCTATGACCCTGGCACCCACCCCAGCTCAGCCATCTACAG tgctgagacCATCAACGACGGGCAGTTCCACACCGTGGAGCTGGTGACCTTCGACCAGATGGTGAACCTGTCCATCGATGGTGGCAGCCCCATGACCATGGACAACTCGGGCAAGCACTACACGCTCAACAGTGAGGCTCCCCTCTACGTAGGAG gaATGCCTGTGGATGTCAACTCGGCTGCCTTCCGCCTCTGGCAGCTCCTCAACGGCACCAGCTTCCACGGATGCATCCGCAACCTCTACATCAACAACGAGCTGCAGGACTTCACCAAGACGCGGATGACGCCAGGCGTGGTGCCGGGCTGCGAGCCCTGCCGCAAGCTCTACTGCCTGCACGGCATCTGCCAGCCCTCGGGCGCCCAGGGCCCCGTCTGCCACTGCGAGCCTGGCTGGGACGGGCCCCACTGCGACCAGCCCCGCGGCGGTCCCTGCCAGGGGCACAA GTGTGTGCAcgggctgtgcctgccccttGATGCCCTCTCCtacagctgccagtgccacgAGGGCTACCAGGGCGCACTCTGCAACCAGCCTGCCGAACCACCCGACCCCTGCCGCCACCAGCCCTGTGTCCATGGCCACTGCCACCTCACCCCAGGTGGCCAGCCCACCTGCGAGTGCCACGATGGCTACACCGGAGCCCTCTGTGACCAGG AGCCGGAGTGCCGCGGGGAGCCGGTGCGGGACTACCACCAGGTGCAGCGGGGCTACGCCATCTGCCAGACGACGCGGCCGGTGGCCTGGGTGGAGTGCCGGGGGACCTGCGGTGGCCCTGGCGCCAGCTGCTGCACCGGGCTGCGGCTGCGGCGCAGGAAATACGCCTTCGAATGCAGCAACGGTGCCACCTTCGTGGAGGAGGTGGAGAAGCCCAGCAAGtgtggctgcagccagtgcctgtga